One Paroedura picta isolate Pp20150507F chromosome 3, Ppicta_v3.0, whole genome shotgun sequence genomic window carries:
- the BCAP31 gene encoding B-cell receptor-associated protein 31 — protein sequence MSLQWAAVATFLYAEVILVFLLCIPFISATRWQKIFKSRLVRLLVTYGNTFFVVLIVILVLLFLDAVREIRKYDDVTEKVNLQNNPGAMEHFHMKLFRAQRNLYIAGFSLLMSFLLRRLVTLISQHATTLASNEAFKKQAEGASDAAKKYMEENDKLKKELKLAGIDAGDLNAKGTNVLEENKALEAEVKKLKDELASSKRALEKAESEALAMRKQAEGLTKEYDRLLDEHSKLQASRDGPRDKKEE from the exons ATGAGTCTCCAGTGGGCTGCGGTGGCCACTTTCCTCTATGCCGAGgttattctggtgtttctcctgtGCATTCCGTTCATCTCCGCAACCAG ATGGCAGAAAATATTCAAATCGCGCTTGGTGCGCCTCCTCGTCACCTATGGGAACACCTTCTTCGTTGTGCTGATTGTCATTCTGGTCTTGCTGTTCCTGG ATGCTGTTCGGGAGATTCGGAAATACGATGACGTGACAGAGAAAGTGAATTTGCAGAACAACCCTGGCGCCATGGAGCACTTCCACATGAAACTTTTCCGAGCCCAACGCAACCTGTACATTGCCGGCTTCTCGCTCTTGATGTCCTT CCTGCTGAGACGTCTGGTCACGCTGATTTCCCAGCACGCCACCACCCTGGCTTCCAACGAAGCATTCAAGAAGCAGGCGGAAGGAGCCAGCGACGCTGCCAAGAAGTACATGGAGGAGAACGACAAGCTGAAGAAG GAATTGAAGTTGGCGGGGATCGACGCCGGAGACTTGAACGCCAAAGGCACCAACGTCCTGGAGGAGAACAAAGCTTTGGAGGCCGAAGTCAAGAAGCTCAAGGACGAGCTGGCGTCCTCAAAGAGAG ccTTGGAGAAGGCCGAAAGTGAGGCCTTGGCGATGCGCAAACAGGCCGAAGGACTGACCAAAGAGTACGACCGGCTGCTGGACGAACACTCCAAGCTCCAG